From Callospermophilus lateralis isolate mCalLat2 chromosome 5, mCalLat2.hap1, whole genome shotgun sequence, a single genomic window includes:
- the Leap2 gene encoding liver-expressed antimicrobial peptide 2, whose translation MWHLKLLAVLMICLLLLGQADGSPISELSSGKRRSRRMTPFWRGVSLRPIGASCRDDSECITRLCRKRRCSLSVAQE comes from the exons ATGTGGCATCTCAAACTCCTTGCAGTACTCATGATCTGCCTGCTGCTGTTGGGCCAG GCAGATGGCTCTCCGATATCAGAACTGAGTTCAGGAAAGAGAAGGTCACGGAGAATGACCCCCTTCTGGAGAGGGGTGTCCCTCAGGCCCATTGGAGCCTCCTGCCGGGACGACTCTGAATGCATCACGAGACTCTGCAG AAAAAGACGCTGTTCCCTAAGTGTGGCCCAGGAATGA